The following are from one region of the Simiduia agarivorans SA1 = DSM 21679 genome:
- the def gene encoding peptide deformylase: MKREILEFPDPRLRTKAKPVAEVTDAVRELIDDMFETMYDCPGIGLAATQINVHEQIIVIDISEEQNQPMVFINPEIEVLDQETGTYDEGCLSVPGFSETVERPIHIRVRALDRDGKAFEIQPDGLLATCIQHEIDHLNGKLFVDHISTLKRDRIRKKLEKQHRQRA, from the coding sequence ATGAAACGAGAAATATTGGAATTTCCCGATCCGCGCTTGCGCACCAAGGCCAAACCCGTGGCTGAAGTAACCGACGCCGTGCGTGAACTGATCGATGACATGTTCGAAACCATGTACGACTGCCCCGGCATCGGCCTGGCTGCGACCCAGATCAACGTACACGAACAGATCATCGTGATCGACATCAGCGAAGAACAGAACCAGCCGATGGTGTTCATTAACCCGGAGATCGAGGTACTGGATCAGGAAACCGGCACCTACGATGAGGGTTGCCTGAGTGTGCCCGGTTTCTCGGAGACGGTCGAACGCCCCATCCATATCCGTGTGCGCGCACTAGACCGCGACGGCAAGGCGTTCGAAATACAGCCCGATGGCCTGCTCGCCACCTGTATCCAGCACGAGATAGACCACCTGAATGGCAAGTTGTTTGTGGACCACATCTCCACACTCAAACGCGACCGCATCCGCAAGAAACTCGAAAAGCAACACCGGCAGCGCGCCTGA
- a CDS encoding lysophospholipid acyltransferase family protein — protein MSQSQLTYKGKSLRFGLKCLSFLPRSLGWWVAGVSARWMQLSGSRSARVTDENLALCMPALSADERHKLTRDSLQHTAYMAFELAKVWTWDWPRLQTLLQHEIQGEPVLKQALADDRGLVILAPHIGNWELLGIYLQSLAPITILYQPVLAQSVNELVLDCRQRHGSTLLPTDKRGVMGLFKSLKAGGFTGILPDQVPDQGGAFAPFYDIPAYTMTLVHNLIQRTGCQVLMGACLRDGDKLRLTFSEPDAAIYSDQEAESLAALNHSVESVVAMAPAQYQWEYKRFRRRQHPDEPRRYQFKRR, from the coding sequence ATGTCACAATCACAGCTGACCTATAAAGGCAAAAGCCTGCGTTTCGGCCTGAAGTGCCTGTCGTTTCTGCCCCGATCCTTGGGTTGGTGGGTGGCAGGCGTCAGTGCCCGTTGGATGCAGTTGTCCGGCAGCCGTTCCGCCCGTGTGACGGATGAGAATCTGGCGCTGTGCATGCCGGCCTTGTCCGCCGATGAGCGTCATAAACTGACCCGCGACAGTCTGCAACATACCGCCTACATGGCGTTTGAACTGGCCAAGGTCTGGACCTGGGACTGGCCCCGGCTACAGACGCTGCTGCAACACGAGATACAGGGCGAACCTGTGCTGAAACAAGCGTTGGCTGATGATCGGGGCTTGGTGATTCTCGCGCCCCATATTGGCAATTGGGAGCTGCTGGGTATTTATCTCCAGTCACTGGCACCCATAACTATTCTGTACCAGCCGGTGTTAGCCCAGTCGGTCAATGAGTTGGTGTTGGATTGCCGGCAGCGACATGGTTCGACCCTGTTGCCCACCGACAAGCGCGGTGTCATGGGGCTGTTTAAATCTCTTAAAGCCGGCGGTTTCACAGGCATATTGCCCGATCAGGTTCCGGATCAGGGCGGTGCTTTCGCGCCATTTTATGATATTCCGGCTTACACCATGACGCTGGTTCACAATCTGATACAGCGTACCGGCTGCCAGGTGCTGATGGGCGCCTGCCTGCGCGATGGCGACAAACTCAGGTTAACGTTTTCTGAGCCGGATGCTGCAATCTACAGCGACCAGGAAGCAGAGTCGCTCGCGGCGTTGAACCACAGTGTGGAATCCGTGGTGGCAATGGCGCCCGCGCAATACCAGTGGGAATACAAACGCTTCCGCCGGCGCCAGCATCCGGACGAGCCGCGGCGTTATCAGTTCAAACGGCGCTGA
- the dprA gene encoding DNA-processing protein DprA, with amino-acid sequence MPITDRELLIALHHLPGIGPRKWYQLAETGEPPLAMLHWPDSLLRQWLGENGFQLWRDWRNQRPGNWLQTRLDRLARWLADHPRNHLLTRLDPEYPSLLREANGPLLLHGMGDPGVLNHKQLAIVGSRKPSASGARLAQWFAGDLARAGWVITSGLALGIDGLAHAACLDAGGKTIAVLAGGLDNIYPSRHLALAERVAEQGVLVSEFCLGVQAQTGHFPRRNRIISGLAEATLVVEAAQKSGSLITARLAAEQGRDVYAIPGSPLNPLAEGCNSLIRDGAQLVSEPSHLIAHLAGPCVASSRRPAPKDPAGLDGSARQLLQLIGLERVGLEQLLSQSGLPLGELQRQLLQLELQGMVRSSDAGYERTL; translated from the coding sequence ATGCCTATCACCGACAGGGAGCTGTTGATTGCGCTCCATCACCTGCCCGGCATCGGGCCCCGCAAGTGGTATCAATTGGCCGAAACCGGCGAACCGCCGCTCGCCATGCTGCATTGGCCGGACAGCCTGTTGCGCCAATGGCTGGGCGAAAACGGATTTCAGTTATGGCGCGACTGGCGCAACCAGCGACCGGGCAACTGGCTGCAAACCCGGCTCGACCGGTTGGCGCGCTGGTTGGCCGACCATCCGCGCAATCACCTGTTGACCCGACTCGATCCCGAATACCCATCACTGCTGCGTGAAGCGAATGGCCCCTTGTTACTGCATGGCATGGGTGATCCCGGCGTGCTCAACCACAAACAGCTGGCGATCGTGGGCAGTCGCAAGCCCAGCGCGTCCGGCGCCAGGCTGGCGCAATGGTTCGCGGGCGATCTGGCCCGCGCCGGCTGGGTCATTACCAGCGGTCTGGCGCTCGGCATCGATGGCCTGGCGCATGCCGCCTGCCTGGATGCGGGGGGCAAAACCATCGCGGTGCTGGCTGGCGGGCTCGACAACATTTACCCGAGCCGGCACCTCGCGTTGGCTGAGAGAGTCGCTGAGCAAGGGGTGTTGGTATCGGAGTTCTGTCTGGGCGTGCAGGCGCAAACCGGACACTTCCCGCGCCGGAACCGGATCATTTCGGGGTTGGCAGAGGCCACGCTGGTGGTGGAAGCGGCGCAAAAAAGCGGTTCTCTCATTACCGCGCGGCTGGCGGCAGAACAGGGCAGGGATGTCTATGCGATTCCCGGCTCGCCCCTGAACCCGCTGGCCGAAGGCTGCAACAGCCTGATCCGGGACGGCGCGCAGCTGGTAAGTGAGCCTTCACATCTAATTGCCCACTTAGCCGGCCCCTGTGTCGCATCCAGTCGGCGGCCGGCGCCGAAGGACCCCGCCGGGCTCGATGGCAGCGCACGGCAATTGTTGCAGTTGATCGGGCTGGAGCGGGTCGGTCTCGAACAGTTGTTGTCCCAATCCGGCCTGCCCTTGGGCGAACTGCAACGTCAGCTGCTGCAGCTTGAATTGCAGGGGATGGTGCGGAGTTCGGACGCAGGCTACGAACGCACTCTGTGA
- the fmt gene encoding methionyl-tRNA formyltransferase: MSALRLVFAGTPEFAAHHLQALLDSHHQVVAVFTQPDRPAGRGKQLQASPVKQLAEQHGLPVHQPEKLKAADDQALLAQYQADVLVVVAYGLLLPKAVLDLPRLGCINVHASLLPRWRGAAPIQRAIEAGDSETGVTIMQMDVGLDTGDMLHKTHLPITADETGGSLHDKLWQAGCPALVATLDQMSEGKQTPESQDDNLATYAHKLSKQEAQLDWTRSAQALALQVRAFNPFPVCFSELNGERLRVWQAQAIAMKHQAVPGTLLNHPEHPLLVACADGALALTLVQLAGKKAMSANDLMLGYRQKFQAGMQFGTVSE; the protein is encoded by the coding sequence ATGAGCGCTCTGCGCCTGGTTTTTGCGGGTACGCCCGAATTTGCGGCCCACCACCTGCAAGCCCTGCTCGACAGCCATCACCAGGTTGTGGCGGTGTTCACCCAACCCGACCGGCCGGCCGGCCGGGGCAAGCAGTTGCAGGCCAGCCCGGTTAAACAGTTGGCCGAACAGCACGGACTGCCCGTGCACCAGCCAGAGAAACTGAAAGCCGCCGACGATCAGGCGCTGTTGGCCCAGTACCAGGCCGATGTGCTAGTGGTAGTGGCCTATGGCCTGCTACTGCCCAAAGCCGTGCTCGATCTGCCGCGGCTGGGGTGTATCAACGTGCATGCGTCTTTATTACCGCGCTGGCGCGGTGCGGCGCCGATCCAGCGCGCCATCGAAGCCGGTGACAGTGAAACCGGCGTCACCATCATGCAAATGGATGTGGGCCTGGATACCGGCGACATGCTGCACAAAACCCACTTACCCATAACCGCCGATGAAACCGGTGGCAGCCTGCACGACAAACTCTGGCAAGCCGGTTGCCCGGCCTTAGTCGCCACCCTCGACCAGATGTCCGAGGGAAAGCAGACGCCCGAGTCTCAGGACGATAATCTGGCGACCTACGCCCATAAACTCAGCAAGCAAGAAGCCCAACTCGATTGGACCCGCAGCGCGCAGGCCCTGGCCCTTCAGGTGCGCGCCTTCAATCCGTTTCCCGTGTGCTTCTCCGAACTCAATGGCGAACGCCTGCGGGTCTGGCAGGCGCAGGCAATTGCTATGAAGCACCAGGCCGTGCCCGGTACGTTACTGAATCATCCTGAGCATCCATTACTGGTGGCCTGCGCGGACGGCGCACTGGCCTTGACCCTGGTGCAGCTGGCCGGCAAAAAAGCCATGAGCGCCAATGACCTGATGCTGGGCTACCGGCAAAAGTTCCAGGCCGGGATGCAATTCGGGACGGTGAGTGAATAG
- the trkA gene encoding Trk system potassium transporter TrkA translates to MKIIILGAGQVGGTLAINLASESIDITIVDTNAALLEDLRDRIDIGVVTGCASHPDVLINAGIEDADMLVAVTSDDEINMIACQIAHSLFHTPTKIARVRSQSYLAHGNLFCNEVIPIDVLISPERLVSDYIYRLIEHPGALQVLDFAEGRVQLVAVRAYYGGPLVGQELRYLRQHMPNIDTRVAAIYRRGKAIMPEGSTVIEADDEVFFIAAKNDIRAVMSELRRLESSYKRMIIAGGGNIGARLAAQLEKHYSVKIIEYSEQRCQQLSEELDDTIVLFGSASDQDLLLEENIEDTDVFLALTNDDEANIMSSMLAKRLGARKVMCLINNPAYVDLVQGGEIDIAISPQTTTIGSLLTHVRRGDMVNVHSLRRGAAEAIEVIAHGDEKTSRVVGRAIEDVDLPEGASIGAIVREHDTGSEVIIAHDDVVIKSGDHVIVFLVNKKYTQDVERLFQVGFSFF, encoded by the coding sequence GTGAAAATTATTATTCTGGGTGCGGGGCAGGTGGGCGGCACACTCGCCATCAACCTCGCCAGTGAGTCCATCGATATCACCATTGTCGATACCAATGCAGCCCTGCTCGAGGATCTGCGCGATCGCATCGATATCGGTGTGGTCACCGGCTGTGCCTCACACCCGGACGTATTGATCAACGCCGGTATTGAAGACGCCGACATGCTGGTGGCGGTAACGAGCGATGACGAGATCAACATGATCGCCTGCCAGATCGCCCACAGTCTGTTTCACACGCCCACAAAAATCGCGCGGGTGCGCTCTCAGAGTTATCTGGCGCACGGCAATCTGTTTTGTAATGAAGTCATTCCCATCGACGTGCTGATCAGCCCCGAGCGGTTGGTGTCGGATTACATCTATCGATTGATTGAGCATCCCGGCGCATTACAGGTACTCGATTTTGCCGAAGGCCGGGTGCAATTGGTGGCGGTGCGCGCCTATTACGGCGGCCCGTTGGTGGGCCAGGAGTTGCGTTACCTGCGCCAGCATATGCCCAATATCGATACCCGTGTGGCGGCTATTTATCGGCGCGGTAAAGCCATCATGCCGGAAGGATCCACCGTAATCGAAGCGGACGATGAAGTATTTTTCATTGCCGCCAAAAACGATATCCGCGCAGTCATGAGTGAGTTGCGCCGGCTCGAAAGTTCTTATAAGCGCATGATCATTGCCGGCGGTGGCAACATTGGCGCGCGTCTGGCGGCGCAATTGGAAAAACACTATTCCGTCAAGATCATCGAATATTCAGAACAGCGTTGTCAGCAGTTGTCGGAAGAACTGGACGACACCATCGTGTTGTTCGGCAGTGCATCCGATCAGGATCTGTTGCTGGAAGAGAATATTGAAGATACCGATGTGTTTCTCGCGCTCACCAACGATGACGAAGCCAACATCATGTCGTCCATGCTGGCCAAACGGCTGGGCGCGCGCAAAGTGATGTGTCTGATCAACAATCCGGCCTACGTCGACCTTGTCCAGGGCGGCGAAATCGATATCGCCATCAGCCCACAAACCACCACCATTGGCAGCTTGCTGACCCACGTGCGCCGGGGTGACATGGTGAACGTGCACTCGCTGCGCCGGGGTGCCGCCGAAGCCATTGAAGTGATTGCGCACGGTGATGAAAAAACCTCGCGCGTAGTGGGCCGTGCCATCGAAGATGTGGACCTGCCGGAGGGCGCCAGCATCGGCGCCATCGTGCGCGAACACGACACCGGCAGTGAGGTCATTATTGCCCACGACGACGTGGTCATTAAATCCGGTGACCACGTCATCGTGTTTCTGGTCAATAAAAAATACACCCAGGACGTGGAGCGTTTGTTTCAGGTCGGCTTCTCCTTTTTCTGA
- the hemF gene encoding oxygen-dependent coproporphyrinogen oxidase: MQNVDKTAVKAYLLELQDKICKGLSDLDGTEFQEDSWTREEGGGGRSRVLAEGRLFEKAGVNFSHVFGDKLPPSATAARPELAGRSFEAMGVSLVIHPHNPYVPTSHANVRFFIAEAEGQTPVWWFGGGYDLTPYYANEEDCVHWHQTAKAACEPFGDDVYPRFKQWCDDYFYLKHRDEHRGVGGLFFDDYNAPGFEQSFALMRSVGDSYLPAYLPIVERWKNRSYSERQRQFQLYRRGRYVEFNLVFDRGTLFGLQSGGRTESILMSLPPLVRWEYNYQPEPGTPEAELTEHFLKPRDWV, translated from the coding sequence ATGCAAAACGTAGACAAAACGGCTGTTAAAGCCTACCTGCTCGAGCTGCAGGACAAGATTTGCAAAGGCTTGTCTGATCTGGATGGCACCGAATTCCAGGAAGACAGCTGGACCCGCGAAGAGGGCGGTGGCGGTCGTTCTCGTGTCCTGGCCGAGGGCCGCTTGTTTGAAAAGGCCGGCGTGAACTTCTCCCACGTATTTGGCGATAAATTGCCCCCGTCGGCGACCGCGGCAAGGCCCGAGCTGGCCGGCCGTTCGTTCGAAGCCATGGGTGTGTCGCTGGTGATCCATCCGCACAATCCTTATGTCCCCACCAGCCACGCCAATGTGCGCTTCTTTATTGCCGAAGCGGAAGGCCAGACGCCGGTGTGGTGGTTTGGTGGCGGTTATGATCTGACGCCCTATTACGCCAACGAAGAAGACTGTGTGCATTGGCACCAGACCGCCAAGGCCGCCTGTGAACCTTTCGGCGACGACGTCTATCCACGCTTCAAACAATGGTGTGATGACTACTTTTATCTGAAACACCGGGATGAACACCGGGGTGTGGGTGGCTTGTTCTTTGACGATTACAACGCGCCCGGCTTCGAGCAAAGCTTCGCCCTGATGCGCTCGGTAGGTGACAGCTACCTGCCGGCCTACCTGCCGATCGTGGAGCGTTGGAAAAACCGCAGCTACAGCGAACGCCAGCGGCAGTTCCAACTGTATCGCCGGGGCCGCTACGTGGAATTCAATCTGGTGTTCGATCGCGGCACCCTGTTCGGTCTGCAATCGGGCGGGCGCACCGAGTCCATTCTGATGTCTTTACCGCCGCTGGTGCGCTGGGAATACAACTATCAACCCGAGCCGGGAACGCCGGAGGCCGAGTTGACCGAGCATTTCCTGAAGCCGAGGGACTGGGTGTGA
- a CDS encoding L-threonylcarbamoyladenylate synthase translates to MSNPWLQDPQLIAAAEAIKAGGVVAYPTEGVWGLGCLPEDTQAVNRILDMKGRSPEKGLILVAANLNQVSPWLDTLSSREMAQLRESWPGPNTWLVPHQGKVPVLVTGIHDKVAIRVSAHPVVQALCELCGSALVSTSANPQGAPAAVNEQEVRAYFGASLDALAPGEVQTPGKASRIRDLETGAEIRP, encoded by the coding sequence ATGTCCAATCCCTGGTTACAGGACCCCCAATTGATCGCAGCCGCCGAGGCCATAAAAGCCGGCGGCGTTGTGGCTTACCCCACCGAAGGCGTCTGGGGCCTGGGCTGCCTGCCCGAGGATACCCAAGCGGTCAATCGCATTCTGGACATGAAGGGCCGCTCGCCCGAGAAGGGCCTGATTCTGGTGGCGGCAAACCTCAATCAGGTGAGTCCCTGGTTGGATACCCTGAGCAGCCGCGAAATGGCGCAGTTGCGGGAGAGTTGGCCGGGCCCCAATACCTGGTTGGTGCCCCACCAGGGCAAGGTGCCGGTATTGGTGACCGGGATCCACGACAAGGTGGCGATCCGGGTCAGTGCGCACCCGGTTGTGCAGGCGTTGTGTGAGCTGTGCGGCTCGGCCCTGGTGTCTACCTCGGCCAACCCCCAGGGGGCACCGGCGGCAGTAAACGAGCAGGAAGTGAGAGCTTACTTCGGTGCCAGCCTCGATGCGCTGGCGCCCGGCGAGGTGCAGACACCGGGTAAGGCCAGCCGCATCCGGGACCTGGAAACCGGCGCAGAAATCCGACCCTGA
- a CDS encoding TrkH family potassium uptake protein: MHFSVIFRVLGVLLMIFSLTLLPPIGISLWYADSHHYAFLAAFGITFATGLGMWLPVYRAKHDLQTRDGFLITALFWVVLGLFGSLPFVISAELDASFTDAMFESMSGLTTTGATVFTGLDFLPKSILYYRQQLQWLGGIGIIVIAVAVLPMLGIGGMQLYRAETPGPVKDNKLTPRITETAKALFIMYLGITFICALAYYLAGMSEFDAIGHAFSTVAIGGFSTHDASIGYFNSPLIMGICTFFMFFSGVNFALHYFGWREHSVSHYFKDPEFRFYGSWVLVGMAITILYLYYTGTYGFFDSVMHGSFEFVSVLTTTGFGTADFSAWPTFLPFMLILFAFMGGCGGSTAGGMKVMRVMLICKQGYREIKRLIHPSAIFPIKVGKKSVPDRVVEAVWGFFAVFIISFMVMFLLLLASGLDFTTSFSAVAACITNLGPGMGDVAAHYGNINDFSKWILCFAMLLGRLEVFTLLVLFSPMFWRR; this comes from the coding sequence ATGCACTTTTCAGTGATTTTCCGTGTCCTGGGTGTGCTGCTGATGATCTTCAGCCTGACACTGCTACCGCCCATTGGCATTTCACTCTGGTACGCCGACAGCCACCACTACGCATTCCTCGCCGCCTTCGGTATCACCTTTGCCACAGGCCTTGGCATGTGGCTGCCGGTTTATCGCGCCAAACACGACCTGCAAACCCGCGACGGGTTTCTGATTACCGCGCTGTTCTGGGTGGTGCTGGGCTTGTTCGGTTCTCTGCCGTTTGTAATCAGCGCCGAGCTGGACGCCAGTTTTACCGACGCCATGTTTGAATCCATGTCCGGACTCACCACTACCGGTGCAACGGTGTTTACCGGCCTGGATTTTTTACCCAAATCCATTTTGTATTACCGCCAGCAATTGCAATGGCTTGGCGGTATCGGAATTATCGTGATTGCCGTGGCGGTATTGCCCATGCTGGGAATCGGCGGCATGCAGTTGTATCGCGCCGAGACGCCTGGACCTGTCAAAGACAACAAGCTGACACCGCGCATTACCGAAACCGCCAAAGCACTGTTTATCATGTACCTTGGCATCACCTTCATTTGCGCGCTGGCCTATTATCTGGCGGGCATGTCCGAGTTTGATGCCATCGGGCACGCGTTCTCCACCGTCGCCATCGGCGGGTTCTCTACCCATGACGCCAGCATTGGTTATTTCAACAGCCCGTTGATTATGGGGATCTGCACTTTCTTTATGTTTTTCTCCGGGGTGAATTTTGCGCTGCATTATTTTGGCTGGCGCGAGCACAGCGTCAGCCATTATTTCAAAGATCCCGAATTCCGTTTTTACGGCAGCTGGGTACTGGTGGGAATGGCCATCACCATTTTGTATCTCTACTACACCGGTACTTATGGCTTTTTTGACAGTGTCATGCACGGCAGTTTTGAGTTTGTCTCGGTGCTGACTACTACGGGCTTCGGTACCGCCGACTTCAGTGCCTGGCCCACGTTTTTACCTTTTATGCTGATTTTATTTGCGTTCATGGGCGGCTGTGGCGGCTCGACCGCGGGCGGTATGAAAGTGATGCGGGTCATGCTGATTTGCAAACAGGGTTACCGCGAGATCAAACGCCTGATTCATCCCAGCGCTATCTTCCCCATTAAAGTCGGAAAAAAATCGGTACCCGATCGGGTGGTAGAAGCGGTATGGGGATTTTTCGCTGTGTTCATCATCAGTTTCATGGTGATGTTTTTATTGCTACTGGCCAGCGGGCTGGATTTCACCACCTCGTTTTCGGCAGTGGCCGCTTGTATCACCAACCTGGGCCCAGGCATGGGCGACGTAGCCGCGCACTACGGCAATATCAACGATTTCTCGAAGTGGATCCTGTGCTTTGCCATGCTGTTGGGACGACTGGAAGTGTTTACCTTGCTGGTATTGTTCAGCCCCATGTTCTGGCGCCGTTAA
- the rsmB gene encoding 16S rRNA (cytosine(967)-C(5))-methyltransferase RsmB translates to MNSRALAARAIAAVLAKGESLSASLPRILEHTPERDQGLVQALCYGTLRWFHRYNPLLNQLLSEPLKPKDADVQALLLLGFYQLDQLRVPDHAAIDATVDACRQLKKNWAIKLVNGVLRRYQREQDTLLSALDAQPSARHAHPKWLINAISQAWPEQAEAILDANNQQPPMTLRLASGDRADYIDTLARQNVQAVPGAVAETAVELLQAVDVQLLPGFASGQVSVQDQATQLAASLLPVKPGDRVLDCCAAPGGKTLHLAQLPAKPQVTAIDIERKRLQRVHENLNRAGVKAKVLCADAARPDQWWDGKPFNQILLDAPCSATGVIRRHPDIKLLRKPEDIARLAALQAQIIDAVWPLLAPGGYLLYATCSIMPAENTDLTQAFLARTPDAREVPINAGWGLAQATGRQLLPGPENTDGFYYCLLTKRA, encoded by the coding sequence GTGAATAGTCGCGCACTGGCCGCCCGGGCCATCGCTGCGGTACTGGCGAAAGGTGAATCACTGTCCGCCAGTTTACCCCGGATTCTGGAACACACCCCCGAGCGCGATCAGGGGCTGGTGCAAGCCTTGTGTTATGGCACCCTGCGCTGGTTTCACCGCTACAACCCCCTGCTCAATCAGCTCTTGAGTGAGCCTTTAAAACCCAAAGACGCCGATGTCCAGGCCTTGCTGTTGCTCGGGTTTTACCAGCTGGATCAATTGCGCGTGCCGGATCACGCCGCCATCGATGCCACCGTGGATGCCTGCCGGCAACTGAAAAAGAACTGGGCCATCAAACTGGTCAATGGCGTATTGCGGCGCTATCAACGCGAGCAGGACACGCTGTTAAGCGCATTGGATGCACAGCCCAGCGCCCGCCATGCACACCCCAAATGGCTGATCAACGCTATCAGCCAGGCCTGGCCCGAGCAGGCCGAAGCAATTCTTGACGCCAACAACCAGCAACCGCCCATGACCCTGCGATTAGCATCGGGCGACCGGGCCGACTACATCGACACCCTGGCCCGGCAGAATGTTCAGGCTGTACCCGGTGCGGTGGCCGAGACCGCCGTGGAGCTTTTGCAGGCAGTCGATGTGCAACTGCTGCCCGGTTTCGCCAGCGGTCAGGTCAGTGTGCAGGACCAGGCCACCCAGCTGGCCGCCAGCCTGTTGCCGGTCAAACCCGGTGACCGAGTACTGGATTGCTGTGCCGCACCCGGTGGAAAAACCCTGCACCTGGCGCAATTACCTGCCAAACCGCAGGTGACGGCGATTGATATCGAACGCAAGCGGCTGCAACGGGTGCATGAAAATCTGAACCGCGCGGGGGTCAAAGCCAAGGTCCTCTGTGCCGATGCCGCCCGGCCGGATCAATGGTGGGACGGTAAACCGTTTAACCAGATACTGCTCGACGCGCCCTGTTCAGCTACCGGCGTCATCCGTCGTCATCCGGATATCAAACTACTGCGCAAGCCCGAGGATATTGCCCGCCTGGCCGCACTGCAGGCACAGATTATCGATGCGGTCTGGCCGCTACTGGCGCCCGGAGGCTACCTGCTGTACGCCACCTGTTCTATCATGCCGGCGGAAAACACCGATTTGACCCAGGCGTTTCTGGCGCGCACGCCCGACGCGCGTGAAGTGCCGATCAACGCCGGTTGGGGACTGGCACAGGCCACTGGTCGGCAATTGCTGCCCGGGCCCGAAAACACCGATGGTTTCTACTATTGTCTGCTCACCAAGCGGGCCTGA
- a CDS encoding LysM peptidoglycan-binding domain-containing protein — translation MKKLVLGLAASLLISAGVWAEDVQVRSDRPDSYRVTEGDTLWDISGKFLENPWMWPEIWQVNPQIDNPHLIYPGDIVSLVYMDGKPRLNVERGQQTVKLAPGTEKLSPKIRYEPVAAAIPAIPLDVINSFLTGSRIVMPNEYNNAPYVLAGEDGRLVTGAGDFLYARGQIDSNVPVYGIYRKGKSFRDPVTGEFLGYQALDIGSVKVAAINDDIATMDITRTSQEIRIEDRLLPNADRAVESTFYPKAPEQDINGVIMTVEGGVTQVGRMNVVAINKGGRDSLQAGDVLAIHKDGKVVKDRVTGRPVKLPDERAGLLMVFRVFEKMSFAIVLDATRPLAINDKVLNP, via the coding sequence ATGAAAAAGCTCGTGTTGGGTTTAGCGGCTTCCCTGCTGATTTCGGCCGGTGTCTGGGCAGAAGATGTCCAGGTCCGCTCCGATCGCCCGGATAGCTACCGCGTCACCGAGGGCGATACCCTCTGGGATATCTCCGGTAAATTCTTAGAAAATCCCTGGATGTGGCCGGAAATCTGGCAGGTTAACCCCCAGATCGACAACCCGCACCTGATTTACCCGGGCGACATCGTGTCCCTGGTATACATGGACGGCAAGCCCCGCCTGAACGTAGAGCGTGGCCAGCAAACCGTGAAGCTGGCGCCGGGTACCGAAAAGCTGTCGCCGAAAATCCGCTATGAGCCGGTTGCCGCGGCAATTCCCGCGATTCCATTGGATGTGATCAACAGCTTCCTGACCGGCAGCCGCATCGTCATGCCCAATGAGTACAACAACGCACCCTATGTGTTGGCTGGCGAAGACGGTCGCCTGGTGACCGGCGCCGGCGATTTCCTCTATGCCCGTGGCCAGATCGATTCCAACGTACCGGTGTACGGTATCTACCGCAAAGGCAAGAGCTTCCGCGACCCGGTCACCGGCGAATTCCTGGGCTATCAGGCGTTGGATATCGGATCGGTTAAAGTGGCCGCCATCAACGATGATATCGCCACCATGGATATTACCCGCACCTCGCAGGAAATCCGTATCGAAGACCGCCTGTTGCCCAACGCCGACCGCGCCGTTGAATCCACCTTTTACCCGAAGGCACCCGAGCAGGACATCAACGGTGTGATCATGACCGTTGAAGGTGGTGTGACTCAGGTGGGCCGGATGAACGTGGTAGCGATCAACAAAGGTGGTCGCGACAGCCTGCAGGCGGGGGATGTACTGGCCATTCATAAAGATGGCAAGGTGGTGAAGGACCGCGTTACCGGCCGTCCAGTGAAGCTGCCGGACGAGCGTGCGGGGCTGCTGATGGTGTTCCGCGTGTTTGAAAAAATGAGTTTTGCCATTGTGTTGGATGCCACCCGTCCGTTGGCAATCAACGACAAGGTACTGAATCCCTGA